Part of the Deltaproteobacteria bacterium genome, TGAGCGTCAACGCGGCAGCCGATTTTTGGATATCAGCGTGGAAAAGGGCGGGCCTTGCAACCGGGCAGATGGTGGCTTCCGGCAGGCAGATCAAAAGGAGCGACCTTCTGGTGAAGGAGCTTGACATGGCCGCAGCCGAAGCGGCGGCGGCGGAGGCCCAGAAAAAGGCCAAGCCGTCCCAGAAAAAGAAGGCGGCCAAGAAGCCCGCGAAGAAAAAGAAGGCCGCGAAAAAGTAGCCGTCCCGAACCCGCAAAACGCAACAGCCCGTTGAAGCCTCCCATATCGGGGCGTCAACGGGCTGTTTCATTTTGAGGCCCGGCGGGCCTTACCCTCACCCCGGCCCACACCCTCCGGGAGAGGGAGAATTGATTTCCAGTAGCGAACCCCACCCTCGCCCTCTGGGAGAGGGTGGCCGAAGGCCGGGTGAGGGTGACCGTAACGCCGTATTCGTTGGGTGAACCCGGACCTTCGGCCCGGAACCACCCAACCTACGGTTTTGGCAGCCGACATCCCTTTCGTTTCGGTGCGTACTGTCCTTTCCAGGCACGGCACCCAGCCCACTGTTTTTGCCTTTTACCCCCTCCACCACCGGCGCGGGGTAGGCTGTCTGAAAACGATGAGATGCAAGGAAGCGTGGTCGGGCCGGGGAGGGATAGTACAAAAGGTACATCCCGACCCGGCCCGACCGCGCTGACGCAGCAGGTCGCGTTTTCAGGCAGCCTACCGGAAGAAGCCGGGGCCGGGTACTTCGTCAAATCCGCCATTGGTGACCTTAAGAATGACCAGGTCCTTATGCACCTCGCCCTTGTCGTCAAAATAGGTGGAGCCGGTGACTCCGCCGAAGGAAGCGCCCACCAGGGCCTTTCTGAGCATTTTTCCGCTTCTAACGCCCTCTGTGGCGGCGGCCCGGAAAAGGATCATGGCCGAGTCATAGCCAAGGGCTTCCAGGAAGCCGGGCGGGCGTCCGTTTGCGTCAGTGAAGTCGGTCATGAATTCGCGCACTTCGGGCCGCTGGCTGTCGCGGAAAAAAATGTCGGCTATCACCGCGCCCTCGGTGGCGTTTCCCGCCACTTCCGCAAGTTTCCCCGAATGCCAGGCATTGGTGCCGAAAACGGGCTTTTTGACGCCGTAATAAAAGAGCTGGGAAATTATGAGGCCGGAGGTCGAGGGCTTATCCGGTATGAAAACCGCGTCAAAGGCGAAAACGGGCTTGGCCGGGACCGGCTTGGCGGCTGGGGTCAGGGCGGGCAGGGGAGCCCGTGGGGACGGGGGATGGGCCTTGGCGGGCTTTACGCACGAGGCCAGGAAGCCTTCGATCACGTCGGAAAAATCCGTCATCTTGGGATCGTAGGGTCGCACGCATGAAATGGTTCCGCCCGCTGCTTTGACGGCTTGCCTGAAGCTCTTGGCGGCCAGGGCTCCGTAGCTGTCGTTTGGATGGATGACGGCGAAGGTCTTGAGCCCCGCAGACTTCACACCGTAGGCTGCCAGGGCCTGGGAAATCATGGGGAGGGTTACGTAATTCCGGAAAAGGTAGGAACCGGGGGCGGTGACGCCCTCCTTCTGCGTAAAGACGATGGCCGGAATTTCCAGGTCGCGGGTGGTTTTTTTGAGGACGTCCGCGCTGGTCATGGGGCCTATGACGGCGGCCACCCCGGCTGCGGCCAGCTCGGAAAAGCCCAGGCGCGTGCCTTCCGCCGTGGAGCCGCTGTCCCTGACAATAAGGGTCACGGTGCGCTCCGGTCGCAGGGAGTTGAACTGGGAGACGGCCAGCTCCACCCCGGCCAGGATGGAATTTCCGTGCTGAGCGTATGATCCGGTTAGGGGCAGGAGGACTCCGAAGGAGGCCGGGTTGAAGTCCAGGCTTCGCTGGGCCCCGTTGATCACGGCTTTTAGCCTGCTTGCCCGTTCGTTTGACGGGCACCTCGAAAGGACGCGGCTGGCAGTGTCCTTTGCCGCAGCCGAGTTGCCCTCTGACAAAAGGCGTTCTGAAATGACCGCTCCCAGCACGCCCTGGATCATGCAGTTTTGAGCCGAGGATAGGGCCGGTCCCTGTTCATTGGGCTCAAGAAGGAGAGCCGCCTTTTCAACCTTTGAAAGAACCTGGGCCCGGTTGAGTTCGCGCCCCACCGAAAGGGCCTGGTCAAAGGCGTCAAGGGCCTGAACCGGGCGTTCGAGGCCGGTGTTGGCGCTTCCGGCCATGACCAGGGCGGCGGCCCGCACCCTTTCGGAGTTGGGTGGGGCGGCCAGGGGCCTGGCCTCGTCCAGGGCTTCCTTGAAGCGCCCTTCCCGAAGAAGGCAGTCCACAAGGCCCAGCTTGGCGTCAGGCGCGTAGAGGGAGTCCCCGAAACGCGAGACCACCGCCCGGTAGGCTTCCCGCGCCGCAGCCACGTCATTTTTTCCCGATGAAATGGCCGCGATCTTGAGCCAGGCCGCCGGAGCCATGGACCCCGTGGGGCTGGCCTTGAGGTAGGCCCTGTACTCCTTGAGGGCGGCGTCGGCCTTGCCCAAAGCGGCCAGGGCCTCGGCTGCGGCGAAGTGGTCCGGCTTTGGGGCGTCCTTGGCGTATGCCGGAGCCGCAAAGAGCCCGGCCAGAATAAAAGCCAGCGCAACCGGAATTATGAGCCTTGATTTCATGATGCTTTTTTCCCCGATGTTTTCAGTCGCCCAAAAAAACGGCGTCGGAAGCAATCCGAGCCGACGCCTAACATACGGGAAAATGTCGAAACAGACAAGTCTGTCATTTTTCCCGCAACATGTCCGAAAGGCCGCTTCTTCTGCTGATTTTGGCTTTTACCGCATGGGCCGCGACGGCAAGGGGCGAAACCACGGTGATCCTGCCCCTGGCCCTGGTGACTGCGGTGTAAAACAGCTCCCTGGTCAGGACCTGCGAGGGCCTTGGCGGCAGGAGGATCAGGACCTCCTCGAATTCCGCGCCCTGGCTCTTGTGAACGGTCATGGCGAACACGGTCTCGTGGGCCGGAAGCACCAGGGGGGAAAAGGACAGGGGGGCGTTTTCCGGGCCGGAAAACCAGGCCCGGCCATCAAACATCACTCCGCAGTCGCCGTTGAAAAGCCGAAGCGAGCCGTCGTTACGGGTGATTATGACTCCCCGGCGTTGATAGGCGGGGCTTATGGACGGGATAAGGCCCCTTTTGACCAGCGCCCTTTCCAGCACGGCGTTGGCGTGGGCAGCGCTTCCCGGTCCTTCCCTGTGGGCGGCGAGCACCCGGAACCTGTCCAGGGCGCTCAAGGCCTCGGAAACGGTGGCGGCCTTCAGGAAAGCCCCGTAGCCTTCCAGCATCCTTTTTTCGAGTATTTCCGATATACTGGCCGGATCGTCATATTCAACGAAATTGACGGAACCTTCGCCATTGGCCCTTTCCCTTAAAAATTCCGCCGCGCCCGTCTCGTCGCCTTCGATGATCAATCGGGCTAGCACGGCTGTTTCGGAGCCGGAGCCGAAGCGGTAGTTCCTTTTAAGATGCGCCACGCCGTCCGAAAGCCCGGTGGCGGAAGGGTCGGCGGCAAGGTCGCAGCCCGTGGCCGCCTTTAGGACGGAGGCGAATTCCACCGAAGGCCCGCTGGCCGGGCCTGCGCAGAGGTCGCCAAGCACCGAGCCGGGGTCCACCGAGGCGAGCTGGTTGCTGTCGCCCAGAAGGATCACGCGGGTATCCGGTGAAAGGGCCGAAAAAAGGCGGCTCATGAGCAAAAGATCGATCATGGAGGCTTCGTCGGCCACTATGGTTCCGGCGACCAGCGGGTTTCCGGGGCCGTGGGCGAAACCCGCCTTTCCGGGTATGGCGCCCAGGAGCCTGTGGATGGTGGACGCGTTTTCGGGAAAGGCCTTTCGGACCCTTTCGGGAAGCACGGATGAAAGCTCATCTTTGGCTGCGGCCACCGAGCTTTGAAGCCGCTGGGCGGCCTTTCCGGTGGGCGCGCATAAAATGACGGGACCGGCCTTTTCGCCGAAAAGCTCAAGGATGAGGGCTATGATCCGGGCTGCGGTGCGGGTCTTGCCGGTTCCGGGTCCGCCTGAGATCACGGAAAACCTTCGCAATACCGCAGTGGCCGCAGCCAGCTTCTGCCAGTCGGTCTGGCCGGGGTCGCCGGGAAAAAGCCTGTCGAGGCTTGTACGCAGCCCGTTAAGGTCAAGCCCCCAGGTTTCGACCCTGCTTCTTTCAAGAATGGCCCTGGCGAGCCCCTTTTCGCAGGAGTAGAGGCGCTCCAGGTAGAGCCTGCCCGCATGGTCCAGTATCAGGGGCTTGTAGTCCCCCGGCCCGCCCACCACCCTGCATTTTTTGAGGCTTTCGGCCCACGAGCCGGGGGGAGGAGCGGAAAGCCCCGCCGCTTCGCATGTGGCCGGGGCTATGCTGCCCAGGTCCAGGCACACGTGGCCCTCCACGCCGCACTGGCACAAGAGGGCCGAGGCCGCGTAAAGGGCGGGGTCCGGGCCCTTGTTCAGCCTTTCCATGAATTGGGCGAAGCGCCTTCCCAGGGGGGAAAGCCCGGTTTCCTGGTTCATGGCCGTGTCCCTTCCCCAGTAAGGCCGCCGGTTTCGCCGCAAAGAGCCCGTTTAAGCCCAAGGATCAGCCTCTTTTCGGGCCTGTCCCCGAACACGCCGAATCCGGGGGCCGCGCCCCGCAGGAAAATGTAGAACACTCCGCCGAAGTGCCGGTCGTAGTCGTAATTTTCAAGGCGGAGGCCGAGGTGCCGGTGAAGGGCCAGGGCGTAAAGATGGTACTGGAGGGTGTAGTGGTGCTCGCCCATGGCCTGGCAAAGGGCTTTTTGGTGATAGTCCTCCGGACTCGTTCCCAGGTGGTTGCTTTTCCAGTCAACCAGGAAATATTTTCCGTCGTGAAGAAAAACCATGTCAACAAAGCCGTGCATGAAGCCCCCTGTTTCCGAAAAGCCCAGGTCCTCGAACTTTTCCGGGACCCGCGCCATGATGGGGCTTCCAGAAAAGGCCGCAGCGAGCTTTTGGGGCGTGAGGCCCCTTATGGGAAAGGCGAACTCCATCTCGTTCACCCTGGCTGAAGGCCCCACCGAGGAAAGGGCAAGGCCCGGAAAATTCGGGGAAAGCGGGGTGCTTACCAGCCGGTTGACCATTTCGCTTACCGGCCCTTCCCATTCTTCGGAAAAGCCGTGGGCTTTCAAGCGGTCCCTTACGTGGGCGGAAAGAAGCTCCCCGTCGCTTACGGTGAAGTCCCAGTGCTCCAGAAGATCATGGAAGAATTGCCCGGCGTCGGCCCCCTTGGGAAAATCAAAGATGTCGGGCGGGCCCTCCTTTTCGGGTCCGGTTTTGTATTCCCAGGGAAAGAGCGCGAAATCCCCGGTCTCCGGCCCCTCGGATGCCGCCTCGCCCTGTGAGGCCAGGGCCGAATAACTGGTCACCCTGAAGGAGCCGTCGATGAAGCCCGAAAAGTGCCTGCACCTTAGCTCAAGGCCTTCCCTGCCCGGAGCCTTCGGCAGAGGAACCGGGGCATCCGGGGGGAGCCTTAGGCCCACCGCGCCGCCCGACGCCTCCACAAGGGGCGCGAGGGCCTGCTCCAGCTCATTCAGTTCCACGTCCTTCAAGCGGTCGTTGGACCCGGAAAGCCATTCCCCAAGGGCGTCATCGCCCTCGTTTAAAGGCCCGTGAAGGAGCCAGGCAAGGGCACTGTCACCGGCGCCGTTGATTGGTCCCCAGGCCATGGTGCAAAGGTTCCTGGCGCGGGTTAAAGCCACGTAGCAAAGCCTCAGCCTTTCGGCCAGGGTCTCCTTTTTGAGGCTCAACTCGTCGATTGGCCCGACAAGCGACATGACCAGCCGGTTTTCCCTGGCCGGGTCGTGAAAGATGGCCGGGGACTCGATTTTGAGCTTGGCGAAGAGGAAGGGCGAGAAAACGATGGGATACTCCAGGCCCTTGCTGGCGTGGATGGTCACCACCTTGACGGCTTCCTCGTCGCTTTCGAGCCTGAGGAGAAGCTCGTCGCCGCCGGTCTCTTTCCCGGAAATTGCGCGGGAAAGCCAGTCGGCCAGGGCCTCCGGCCCAAGGCCCCTTTCCCGCTCCGCCTGGGAAAGAACCTCGGCAAGGTGGACCAGGTTGGTGACCCGGCGCTCCCCGTCCTCCAGGGCCAGGAGCCTTGGAAAGACGTTTTCCCGGCGCATCAATGCCCTGAAAAGGGGCGCGAAGCCGCGCCTGGCCCAAAGCGCCCGCAAAGCCCGGAATTCCTGCCCCAGAAGCCCGAACTCATCCGGCTCTTCAACGAGCCTCGCCAGTTCGATGGCGTCGCGCCCCATTATAGTGGTGGCAAGGGCGGCCCTCATGGCCTTCAAATCGGAGGGCCGGGCCACGGCCCTTGTTAGGGCCAGCATTTCCCTGGCTTCCTCGGCGTAAAAGAGCTTTTCCGTGCTGTAGCGCACGCAGTGGATACCGGCCCTTCTG contains:
- a CDS encoding penicillin-binding protein activator is translated as MKSRLIIPVALAFILAGLFAAPAYAKDAPKPDHFAAAEALAALGKADAALKEYRAYLKASPTGSMAPAAWLKIAAISSGKNDVAAAREAYRAVVSRFGDSLYAPDAKLGLVDCLLREGRFKEALDEARPLAAPPNSERVRAAALVMAGSANTGLERPVQALDAFDQALSVGRELNRAQVLSKVEKAALLLEPNEQGPALSSAQNCMIQGVLGAVISERLLSEGNSAAAKDTASRVLSRCPSNERASRLKAVINGAQRSLDFNPASFGVLLPLTGSYAQHGNSILAGVELAVSQFNSLRPERTVTLIVRDSGSTAEGTRLGFSELAAAGVAAVIGPMTSADVLKKTTRDLEIPAIVFTQKEGVTAPGSYLFRNYVTLPMISQALAAYGVKSAGLKTFAVIHPNDSYGALAAKSFRQAVKAAGGTISCVRPYDPKMTDFSDVIEGFLASCVKPAKAHPPSPRAPLPALTPAAKPVPAKPVFAFDAVFIPDKPSTSGLIISQLFYYGVKKPVFGTNAWHSGKLAEVAGNATEGAVIADIFFRDSQRPEVREFMTDFTDANGRPPGFLEALGYDSAMILFRAAATEGVRSGKMLRKALVGASFGGVTGSTYFDDKGEVHKDLVILKVTNGGFDEVPGPGFFR
- the recD gene encoding exodeoxyribonuclease V subunit alpha translates to MNQETGLSPLGRRFAQFMERLNKGPDPALYAASALLCQCGVEGHVCLDLGSIAPATCEAAGLSAPPPGSWAESLKKCRVVGGPGDYKPLILDHAGRLYLERLYSCEKGLARAILERSRVETWGLDLNGLRTSLDRLFPGDPGQTDWQKLAAATAVLRRFSVISGGPGTGKTRTAARIIALILELFGEKAGPVILCAPTGKAAQRLQSSVAAAKDELSSVLPERVRKAFPENASTIHRLLGAIPGKAGFAHGPGNPLVAGTIVADEASMIDLLLMSRLFSALSPDTRVILLGDSNQLASVDPGSVLGDLCAGPASGPSVEFASVLKAATGCDLAADPSATGLSDGVAHLKRNYRFGSGSETAVLARLIIEGDETGAAEFLRERANGEGSVNFVEYDDPASISEILEKRMLEGYGAFLKAATVSEALSALDRFRVLAAHREGPGSAAHANAVLERALVKRGLIPSISPAYQRRGVIITRNDGSLRLFNGDCGVMFDGRAWFSGPENAPLSFSPLVLPAHETVFAMTVHKSQGAEFEEVLILLPPRPSQVLTRELFYTAVTRARGRITVVSPLAVAAHAVKAKISRRSGLSDMLREK
- the recB gene encoding exodeoxyribonuclease V subunit beta, which gives rise to MTDPSASRDDAPRAVPLLDPMAVPLSGSHLVEAGAGTGKTWQLTSLYLRLLVERDFPVDRILAVTFTRAATQELSGRIRARLALLRDAYKGRGCGGDKVVEALAQRHPEDGPGRVERALAHFDEAAIHTIHGFCQRALTAAAFESGAGYGVELAAETGEFITAVARDYYRANFYGAPEEFLLYAKNEKDEKYDKKENKDKRKKIDPRHFSRLLGLYLRHNSIIVEGRDERPELAALAPFKESAAGVRAAWASAREEAEALLRAAIKERSLHATYYKDAILDSMLSYMDEYCAGAQPEFPLRDIFEKFTANKLTASLNRKKAPLEHPFFDLCQLAWALGKDLEAQCGRFAEHLDREFFPFAEKALKAAKAKKNVQFYNDLVSSLARALEGPGGEAAARAVGGRFDCALIDEFQDTDPDQYSIFQALFARQGKPLFLIGDPKQAIYAFRGADVFSYLAAARNADAIHTINHNRRSDPALVDGVNALFHRPARNEGERDMPVAPFVLPGIGFTPAIAAPGMERPKLILPEKLPPLEIWLMDPEGKNKLGVEDAKKTIVAALASRITQLVAWGRRGEARLGDEPLGERHMAVLVRSHPEARMVERALRRAGIHCVRYSTEKLFYAEEAREMLALTRAVARPSDLKAMRAALATTIMGRDAIELARLVEEPDEFGLLGQEFRALRALWARRGFAPLFRALMRRENVFPRLLALEDGERRVTNLVHLAEVLSQAERERGLGPEALADWLSRAISGKETGGDELLLRLESDEEAVKVVTIHASKGLEYPIVFSPFLFAKLKIESPAIFHDPARENRLVMSLVGPIDELSLKKETLAERLRLCYVALTRARNLCTMAWGPINGAGDSALAWLLHGPLNEGDDALGEWLSGSNDRLKDVELNELEQALAPLVEASGGAVGLRLPPDAPVPLPKAPGREGLELRCRHFSGFIDGSFRVTSYSALASQGEAASEGPETGDFALFPWEYKTGPEKEGPPDIFDFPKGADAGQFFHDLLEHWDFTVSDGELLSAHVRDRLKAHGFSEEWEGPVSEMVNRLVSTPLSPNFPGLALSSVGPSARVNEMEFAFPIRGLTPQKLAAAFSGSPIMARVPEKFEDLGFSETGGFMHGFVDMVFLHDGKYFLVDWKSNHLGTSPEDYHQKALCQAMGEHHYTLQYHLYALALHRHLGLRLENYDYDRHFGGVFYIFLRGAAPGFGVFGDRPEKRLILGLKRALCGETGGLTGEGTRP